tgtTAGTATATACCACCCATGCACTTTGAGGTCAAAATTATTTCAAACAAGATGATatattctagtttcatccatttgcctgcaaaattcatgatgtctttttaaaaaatagctgaatagtatatTTTGTATTAGAACcgtgttttctttattcattttctattgagagccatctggtttgtttccagtttctggctattacaaatttctccacatcctcaacagcatgtcCTGTCATTTGagattttgatctttgccattctgatttgtgtaagaATTTCTTACAGTATCCAGGAACATCAGCCTATGGAAATCACCATGCACAATGGGACTGGGCCTTCGCACAAAGTCACTTACTAAGAAAATGACTTATAGACGTACCTACAGCCTGATTTtatgaaggtattttctcaattacagtttcctcctctcagattactctagtttgtgtcagatGGACACAAATCCAGTGAGGACAATTTCTTTATTGTGCCCAGTTTGGGCAAGTTCCAGCAGTATAGGACACCACAGTCACCTACCACAAAAACCATGAAAAAGGTACTACAGCATGCTTATGATCCCATCTGAAAAATGTACTTTTCATGGATAGCAATATGTTCTTTAATTTGTCACCTGGATGTAGGACAACACTCCACTCACAGTATGattcttaggtttgttcttctctgtgtgctggattttctagatgttttgggttaggatctttttgcaattcacattttctttgattgttgtgtcaatgttctctatggtatcttctgcacctgaaattctctcttctatctcttgtattctgtttgttatgcttgcatctatggctcctgacttctttcttaggttttctactTTCAGAGTTGTCTccgtttgtgatttctttattgtttctatttccatttttagatcctggatggtgttgttcaattctttcaactgtttggatgtgttctactgtaattctttaagggagttatttatgtccttctcacAGTCCTCCataatcatcatgagaagtggcTTTAGAGCTAGATCTTGGTTTTCTAGTGTAatgatgtatccaggacttgctatggtgggagaatttggTTCTGATGACACCAAGTAAacctggtttctgttgcttctgttctttagCTTActtcccaccatctgattatctcaataATAACCTGCCCTTGATATTTCTGATTGGAGCCTGTACTTCCTCcaatcccagttgagtcagaacttctcagagttcagCTTCCCTTGTGATCCTATGATTCTGcgatcctgtgatgctgagattctgggtgtgtcagagttcttggcagtcaagcttcctctgagaccctgagatcctggtgtggccaagctcctgagatcctgtgcaTGTTAGAGCTCCTGGAAATGGTACCTCCTCTGAGGACCATGGGCTGGTTCGCTGTGTTGGAAACCAAGGAAGACCAGTGCTGACCAGAGGGAACTTGAGCCACTGATCAGGAGGGGCTCCTGTGTCCATGCTCCACCTGGCCTCAGGCACTCCCAATTCTGTTTGAAGAGATGTTGTGCTCCACTCACCtatgatcctaagatcctgggtgtggtaGGGCTTCTGTGGGGTGGAAAATCTTCTGGAGACCATGGGACTGTCTGCCATGTTCCAGCCCAAAGTGGCCCCTAGTTTTTTGTTAAGTAACTACTGATTTCAGGTGCATCACTATCCAGACAAGCAAGAAGTCTCTCTTCTAGTTCTCCcgttttcaacacacacacacacacacacacacacacacacacacacacacacacacacacacacactaattggTTTTTAAAATAGTGAATTTTTATGGTGTTTTGAATGAAAAATATTGCCCATTGGTACTTGtatctgaacacttggtcctcattCCCTGCCACCATTTGTACAGAGTTTGGAGCCCTTAGGAAGAAGATTCTTGCTGGAAGAAGGAATTACATAAAAAGTAGTTGGCTTTTAGAGGTTATACCCTTGCTCCAGTTACAGTTCACTTTCTCTGTGCTTCATGTTTGTAGTTAAAGATGTGAGCATTTGGATTCTTGACATTCTCATGATGCTTTTGTAACTGCCCTGCTTTCTGAGATGATGGACTCTTGTTACTCTGGAACACCAAGCCAACCAATGGAAACACGTTCTTTCTTCCAGAAGTTGCTTTTTGAGTGGtgtttgcttctttatttatttattacacataAACAGAATGTAATCAATATAAGACCTATTTGCTTTTCATAATCCTTAGTTTTGACTAACCCTCCCTAGCTACATTTTACCTCCTCCATCTTCCTGCTCAACAATTTCACTCCCAAGTCCCCTCTCTATTTTCATATCACCGATGTTGTAATAATTTTCATTGTTTAAGCCATCTCTTACCAAATGGCCTTTtcctagtttatttatttattcagcttTTCCTGGTTATTATTTGAAGCTGACATGCACATAAGAGAAAAAGTATATTATACTTATCTTTCTGAACCTGGGTGACCATGctctatataatttattttaaactttcattCATTTATCCAACATTTTAGTTTGTCTGTTGAGAGAAGTAAAATGCCACTGTATATACTTATACCACATTTCCACTATCAGTTAATCAGTGAATAAGCATCCAAGTTGattaaactttttatttgaatACCATCAGTAAGCATGGTTTAACAAGTATTTGAAGTAGGACAAAGAATCATCTGGGTATATAACCTTGTGATATTATGAAAGCAACTTCTATAAATACAGTGAAACCCCAGTAAAAAGTTTGGGGTGATTCTTGGCATACATaggaaaaaaagtcttaaaatttATATGTAATCACAAATGGTCAAGAATAGGccaaataattttaatgaaaatattactgGGGTTTAAGTGTCACAGCAGAAATTTCAAGTTATATTAAACAGCCATAGCAATGTATATACAGAGTGTGCTACttggaaaaaaaacaaccaaaaaacagacATGTAAAACAATTATAGGATCCAGATATAATTCCACAGCAGAAAATCCACTTGAATTCtgacaaaaatatcaaaaatacaaATTTGAGAAAAGACGGCATTTTCAATTAATTGTCCTGAGAAAACTGTATATGAACATAAGGAAGAATGAAACTATATCCATCTCTATCTCCCAATATAAAACTGTACTCTAAATGGATGAAAGCTATATACTTTGAAAGTACTAATGGAAAAAATAGGGACCAACATTTCAATATATAGGCACAAGAAAAGATTTCTGAATTAGTAgtataaaaaatagaaacaataattgACAGATAAGATCCCATGAAATTAGAAAGCTTCTGTACATCACTGTACATCATAGGAAACTGTAATTGCATTAAGCTCCTgtcaacagaatgggaaagagaTCTTTTTGGATTGTACTTATGAAAGAGGATTATAatgtagaatatataaagaactaaaattaAAATCAGCCTGAaggcaaataaattaaaatagtgTACAGAACTGAACCAAGAAATATCAAGAGAGAAAATTAGTGTTCAACATCCAAAGCCATCAggaaaattgtgattaaaaattaCTGAGAGATTTCATGTTTCCCCAGTCAAAAATCCACAAGGTTTTGGAGAACAATTGACAACAAAAGCTGACTAAGATGAAcggaaaaaagattttttttttttttgtatactgGTGCTTGGATTGCCGATTGTTTCAACCACTATATAAATAAGTGTGGAGGGTCTTTATGAAGCATGGTATTGACCCACCATGTGACTCAGCTACATCATTCCTAGGCTCATGCCCAATCTGTATcctaggaaagaaaaggagaactaaTTTGCTTTTGAGTTGTTGCCTGGAGTAGGTCTATCATTCTCCAACGGATGTCTCCACTCTCATGCCTATACATATTTACAGCACAAATTTAGCTTGATGGGTAAAAGAACAATTTATAAATAGCCATAATGATGGGGGTAACAGTTATATCCTGGAAGATTTAAGGGGAGTATGAATTGAatatcatcaaaatatattgtttgcatttacaaatttttaaagacttaaaatGAAATGAGAATACATGCCAttgaagatataaagaaagagaaacacttattCACTGTTGGTTGGCATTTAATGTGGTTGAgatactatggaaatcaatgtgaaGGATCTTATAAAGATAGTAATAGACTTGGCATTTGATTCACCTAAGTCTGGGTAGGAATTCTTGACATATACATTAAGTTTTTATAATTTACTATTTTAACTTCCACATTAAATATTAtgaagttaatatttttattaaattcattctttattaatttttatatgtatgcaaTGCATCCTGATGACTTTTATCCTTAATTCATTTTCCCCTTTAAACACCTATTAAACCTACCTTTCTGTACTGCCTGTAAGTCACCTTTCCTTGATCATACcattttgctttgatttgtttcCAACTGAGTTTAACCAAAGTAATCTAGTGGACCCTGAGTGGTAATTATCCTTAACGAAACTTTTCAAAGCTCTGAAATATTCAGGAATCAGAAACAACACAATCATCATGAATGACCTAGAAGTAGCTCTAGATAATAAGAGCATGAGTTCTTTGGAGGTGCTTTAAGAGCATAGAGGAAAGATGCTGCAGATGTGACTACCATCAATAGGACATCATAAGGAACTTGatgaatttttgtattttttggagGCCAATTAGAGCTACTGATGGCCTGATGTGAAGAGTTACCTTCCAGAATCATAATCTCAGTTTTATGATTGCAGTTTCATGGGAAGCAATGGGAATTTAATTGGGTAAGGGAAATAATGGGAATTTATTCTTTGGAAGTCTTATTCTCTGTCCCTAatttactcttttcttttcaggatagatagtgtttttaaaatatgagtgtATTTAATATTTCTGACTAATATGTTATTATTCTGAAAACAATTTTACCAGTTTTGCTTTCTAGATatgaatttatattatatattgataCAATAGCAAGATAATGTACTTCTGAATCTGCCATAGTAGGTTATGTGCTGGAGGCATACCATCCAATATTAGAAATAATTGAATATAAGAATTCTTTTTCTTACTTTGTTTGCTTTAGAGGCTTGTGTACACTGAATTCATTCCTGTTGAACAGAGTGTTTCTCATCCTCTCTAGTTCTTTTTAGAAGTAGGATCTGTGTTAACAAACAAGATATAACTCTATGTCCTTTAATATACTTCTAGAGATTTAGAAAAAAATCGTAGTAATATTTTGCATAGTTTATTTCttaataaaattattcttttggATATCACAATGTCTGAAATCCTtagaaatatatttcattaaatagGCTAATTAAATAGAATATTGAGATAATCAAAAATGCTGgccaaatgtatttattttcttccataaGATAACATATAAGTGAAATTGTTCTATATACATAGAACAGACACACTTATGAGAAGGCTTTGATGTTTCAACAAACTGATTAGTGGGTTGCATGCTATGATAAGCAGATGGTTCTCTATATCCCATATAGATGTTGTCCTTCATATGTTCCATTGTCTAAAACTTGTCCTGCTCTTGGAGACTTTAAATATAAACAGCAATAGATAGTAGTTATCTCAAAACTTGTGGTGGCCATACTTAGCAAGCTGAACTATTTGTCAGCCCTCTAACAAGAAttttagtaaagaaaaaaatcagttttgttcACAAGAAAAAATTCTTTCAAGGAACTTATTTAGAGCAACTTTGACATCCTTATTCCTCAGGCTGTAGATCAAAGGATTCAGCATGGGCACGACAATGGTATAAAATACAGAGGACACTTTCCTTTGGTCCATGGAGTTGATTGATGATGGCTGCAGGTACATGAATGCAAGGGATCCAAAGAATATAGCAACTGCTGATATGTGTGAGCTGCAAGTGCTGAAGGCTTTGGACCTGCCTTCAGTGGATTTAATCCGGAGGATGCTGGCTATGATGAAGATGTAAGAGCTTAGAATTGTCAGAGTTGGAATAAAGATATTGAAAACACTGAAGCACAAAGCTAATACTTCATTAATAAAAGTATCAGAACAAGAGAGTTCCAGGAGTGGGGAAAGATCACAGAAGTAATGATTTATTACATTGGCCTTACAAAAATgcacttttaacatgaagactGTTTGAGTTGTGGCACCAAcaaaagccataatatatactcCAAATATCATCCAGGAACAAACTTGATAGGACATTACAGCATTGTAAAGCAAGGGCTTACAAATGGCAACATAGCGGTCATATGCCATTACAGCTAACATGTGACACTCTGCAATAGTAAAAGTAGCAAAAATGCAAAACTGTGTCATACATTCAGGGTAGGAGATGATGTTCTGCACTGTCACAAAGTTCACCAACATTTTGGGAATAATGACAATGGACTGGCAGAGGTCAATGAAGGACAGACTGCTGAGAAAATAATACATGGGTGTGTGTAGTTGAGAACTGAATAGTATCAGGGTGATCATGCTGAGATTCCCCACCACTGTGACCACATAGATTCctaggaacaggaggaagaggggcAGCTGCAGCCCTGGTTTGTCTGTTAAACCAGCAAGATTGAACTCAGTTACTCCGGAAAGATTTCCTTGGAACATTTTCTTCTGGGAGTTCTATAGAAAGGTGGGGGATATGAAATTGATATCTGTAATTTTATATACGTGAAGTGTTAAACAGAactctgtaggcttagatttttctaaaCCCACTTTATTTAAGGTTCTTGAACACTACAACCTCCCTTCTATCTTAATAACCAGAGTTAGTGAAGAAAGAAGGCTACTAGGTTTTCCTTTTTCTGGACCTGTTTAAAAGTAGTTCTTTGTGGTGATTCTACTCTTCGTTGTCAGTATACCTGCAATCCAGTCAAATAGCAAAtatcaaacatgaatcagtagcagaATTTGATTCAAGAGAAATTTCAAGTTCTGCTAAATCTACGTCTGTCAGTAGTATGAAATAGCCAGAAACAGCCACCAATACCACAAGAAGATCATTGGCACGTGTCTCTCTACAAAGTAAAGATCATCGAAGACCATTGAAGTTTTGAATAGCTAGCAAAGACTAGCAAAATGCTTGATAGCCAGCAAAGACCAGCCAAGCATTGCACAAGCTTCCAGAAAAGTATCATATAACACCCTGAGTtcttaaagaaaccagaaattttcacGTTAGAACTCAAGCTTTTATTTTGAAAGGCATCTTGTATTTTAACTCCCTAAGACATTAGCCCTATAAACACATGGAAGttatagataaatataaaatacatctgTCCCCGAATATAATTTTTGCTATGAGAATGTTAGTAGTCAATCTGCTAAGGACTCCTCATGACTTATTTGTCATTCCCTGAAACATGGTACCAATTTTTTTCTATGTTATAATAAGAGCAGCATCCACACAAAGACAAAtgaccaccacacacatacacaaccctTGCAATAAATACTTAATGGTCATAATCTAAAGCCTTTCTCCATAAGGCAATCAACAATATAAGCTGAATTTTAATTAACATTATAGCAGAACTTCAAGTTAGGGCAATTAggtgagaaaataaaatcaaaagccaTAGTATGACATGAGATGTCAGGAAATTGTCAATCTATTAAAAAGTTACATATATAAATCATTGAACTTATGTGTTTCCTAATTACAATTCAGTGTAAGAAGAATGTTTTTCCAACAAATGGGCAATTAGATTTAGTTACATGTTAATACTTGATATCCAACTTTCCATACTttgaaaaaattaatgaaaaatggatactataatatatactatagtaTCTAAAAATAACATTTGAAGAAATACTTAGGTAGAATTTCATGCCCATGAAATTGGTGAGGATAAGATATCACAATCAAATGTTATGGAAAAAATtgaacataattaaaattaatttgttcCTTAAAAGACACCATAGATAGATGAAAATAACAGATCTGAAGTAATGTATCTTAGGGAGAACAATTAATGGAACTAAAGGGATGTTATATTCTAATGGCTAAAAGAcaaataatctaattaaaaatagctagataattttaaaaattaaccttCCATTGGAGGTAGATAAATAACTATTAAATACCTGAAAATATGTGTaccatataaatatttatagatataCATAATATAGGCATTAATGAaagaagaagccatgaatttgaggtaGAGCAAGGAGGTGTTTATTAGCGGActttaaagaaggaagagaaagaaaaaatatataattataatataatgccagaaaataaaagaagcaagagaaaagataATAAATGTCCAGATTCATACAGTCGTTCTTTGTCTCAGAGAATTCATGTGTTGGAAATTTATTCCTCCATGAAAACTTGTAGAGATGTGGGAATTTTAAAGGACAATAGGAATAGATTCACTGGTTATTATAGCCATGTAATTTAGTTCACTATCAGatctagtttgcttttctgctgctgtgataaaatactctgacagagAGCAGCTTTGGGAAGAAAGGGTCTATTTTAGCTTATGGATTTTTGGGTTGTAGTCCCCCACTGAGGAAAATTAGGGCTGAAACTGAAGGAGGAACCAATGAAAAGAATCTATGGAAGAGTGCTGTTTATTGATTTGTGTACTGAAATATGTTCACTTAGCTTTCTTAATGTCTGGGGCTTTTGGGCTGGGCCTTCACATATTTATCATCTAGCAAACTATCTCTCATAGACCTTGCCTTGCCATAGGTTGACTTTTCCAAATTCGATTTTCCAACTCAATTGAGTTTCCTTTTTCTCAGGTGATTCTTGATGGTGTCAAATTGATAATAACAATGAACTACTTTGGGCACAAACTCAGTGGATGGGCCCAAGTCCCCCAGAGGACTCTTTATgccacaggtgccctagcacatcCAGGATCTTAGATTCACTGGTGAGTGAAacaaacatctgttccaaaccaatagTGACTGGCCTGTGCCAGCAGCAGAGACACAGGAAACCTGCCTGACCAAGGGCACAGGTCCCTTCTGGTTGGCGCCAGCTCCAGGCCACT
This portion of the Mus musculus strain C57BL/6J chromosome 9, GRCm38.p6 C57BL/6J genome encodes:
- the Olfr968 gene encoding olfactory receptor 968, yielding MFQGNLSGVTEFNLAGLTDKPGLQLPLFLLFLGIYVVTVVGNLSMITLILFSSQLHTPMYYFLSSLSFIDLCQSIVIIPKMLVNFVTVQNIISYPECMTQFCIFATFTIAECHMLAVMAYDRYVAICKPLLYNAVMSYQVCSWMIFGVYIMAFVGATTQTVFMLKVHFCKANVINHYFCDLSPLLELSCSDTFINEVLALCFSVFNIFIPTLTILSSYIFIIASILRIKSTEGRSKAFSTCSSHISAVAIFFGSLAFMYLQPSSINSMDQRKVSSVFYTIVVPMLNPLIYSLRNKDVKVALNKFLERIFSCEQN